From the genome of Chanos chanos chromosome 5, fChaCha1.1, whole genome shotgun sequence, one region includes:
- the slc16a9b gene encoding monocarboxylate transporter 9b, whose protein sequence is MSPQNSKKAIDGGWGWVIVVASSLAMFLAYGSPQSVGVLYPEWLSVFQESKAMTAWVGSLVCGIGLIASPLCSACVVNFGARPVTIFSGVMVSGGLILSAFAPNVQFLIFSYGIVVGLGCGLLYAATITITCQYFDKKRGLALGIVTTGTSVGGFLYATVQNELIELYGVDGCLLIIGCFALNIIACAGLMRPLHLPAYYLKQRAALVEKAEEKLLEKQILTEDPVKKHIPVAEVLVSVEAREPLAYERCLLNCSALVKIIKRKQKAYSEYVLSPVRLLHDRVFTAMCITLFLYSLGSIPPLLFLEDLAQSEGLIEGISVLPLVSIVAIAGVLGKLLLGMMIDIRWMNSVLLYAFTAVASGVALILIPVTKNYAGLQVISAVLGFFSGNWSITPYMTTMVMGIDRLTEAHGILMLFGGMGIMLGPPVVGWFYDWMQSYDVAFYFSGSCVLLGGVFLFLSALPCWNKTRTQTAKPDVDDCEKVAAVA, encoded by the exons ATGAGTCCCCAGAACTCAAAGAAAGCCATAGATGGTGGCTGGGGTTGGGTCATTGTTGTGGCATCTTCCCTGGCAATGTTCCTGGCCTATGGCTCCCCTCAATCTGTTGGAGTGCTGTACCCTGAGTGGCTGAGTGTTTTCCAGGAGAGCAAAGCAATGACTGCTTGGGTTGGGTCACTTGTGTGTGGAATCGGACTCATAGCCA GTCCTCTATGCAGCGCTTGTGTGGTGAACTTTGGAGCCAGACCTGTCACCATCTTCAGTGGTGTCATGGTGTCAGGTGGACTAATACTCAGCGCTTTTGCACCAAATGTCCAGTTTCTTATCTTCTCCTATGGCATAGTGGTTG GATTAGGCTGTGGACTGTTATACGCTGCTACCATAACCATCACTTGCCAATACTTTGACAAGAAACGTGGTCTTGCTCTTGGGATAGTTACAACAG GTACCAGCGTTGGAGGATTCCTGTATGCTACTGTTCAGAATGAGCTCATTGAGCTCTACGGAGTTGACGGATGTTTACTGATAATTGGCTGTTTTGCACTAAACATCATTGCCTGTGCTGGACTGATGAGACCTTTGCACTTACCTGCTTACTACCTCAAACAGAGAGCCGCGCTAGTCGAGAAGGCTGAGGAGAAGCTTCTTGAAAAACAAATCTTGACAGAAGATCCTGTGAAGAAGCATATTCCTGTTGCTGAAGTACTTGTCTCGGTAGAGGCCAGAGAGCCACTTGCTTATGAGAGATGCCTCTTGAACTGCTCTGCTTTAGTCAAGATCATCAAGAGGAAACAGAAGGCTTACTCTGAGTATGTCTTATCGCCAGTTAGGCTTCTACATGACCGTGTGTTCACAGCCATGTGTATTACTCTGTTCCTGTATAGTCTTGGCTCGatccctcctcttcttttcttggAAGATTTGGCCCAAAGCGAGGGTCTTATTGAGGGCATCAGTGTACTTCCATTGGTGTCCATTGTGGCCATTGCAGGAGTACTGGGTAAACTGCTGTTGGGTATGATGATTGATATTCGCTGGATGAACAGTGTTCTTCTCTACGCCTTCACTGCAGTAGCAAGTGGAGTGGCTCTGATCCTGATCCCAGTGACTAAAAACTATGCTGGACTCCAGGTTATATCTGCAGTACTGGGCTTTTTCTCAGGAAACTGGTCCATCACGCCATACATGACCACCATGGTTATGGGAATCGATCGTCTTACGGAGGCGCACGGCATTCTCATGTTATTTGGAGGGATGGGCATAATGCTTGGACCTCCAGTTGTAG gCTGGTTCTATGACTGGATGCAGTCCTATGATGTGGCTTTCTACTTCAGTGGAAGCTGTGTGCTGCTAGGGGGAGTGTTTCTCTTCTTGTCTGCCCTGCCTTGCTGGAACAAGACCAGGACACAGACTGCCAAACCTGATGTGGATGACTGTGAAAAAGTTGCTGCAGTAGCCTAA